A region of Pseudoalteromonas aliena SW19 DNA encodes the following proteins:
- the fabA gene encoding bifunctional 3-hydroxydecanoyl-ACP dehydratase/trans-2-decenoyl-ACP isomerase codes for MEPKNSYTKEELILCGQGEMFGEGNCRLPSDNMLMMDRITSITADGGIHGKGEIIAELDIDPSLWFFDCHFKGDPVMPGCLGLDAMWQLVGFYLGWSGGPGLGRALGVGEVKFTGQILPTNKKVTYRLVMKRVIKRKLFMGVADGTVEVDGRVIYEAKDLKVGLFQDTSAF; via the coding sequence ATGGAACCTAAAAATAGCTATACAAAAGAAGAGTTGATCCTGTGTGGTCAAGGTGAAATGTTTGGTGAAGGTAACTGCCGTTTACCAAGCGACAACATGTTAATGATGGATCGCATTACCTCTATTACTGCTGATGGCGGTATTCATGGTAAAGGCGAAATTATTGCTGAGCTTGATATTGATCCTAGCCTTTGGTTTTTTGATTGCCATTTTAAAGGCGATCCAGTAATGCCAGGCTGTTTAGGCTTAGATGCTATGTGGCAACTGGTTGGCTTTTACTTAGGTTGGTCTGGTGGACCAGGTCTTGGCCGTGCGCTAGGTGTAGGTGAAGTTAAATTTACTGGCCAAATTTTACCAACTAATAAAAAAGTAACTTACCGCCTTGTAATGAAACGCGTTATTAAACGTAAATTATTTATGGGTGTTGCTGATGGCACTGTAGAAGTCGATGGCCGAGTAATTTACGAAGCTAAAGATTTAAAAGTGGGCTTGTTCCAAGACACTAGCGCGTTTTAA
- the rmf gene encoding ribosome modulation factor, which produces MKRQKRDRLERAHSQGFKAGLAGRSKELCPYQQVDPKSEWLGGWREAIENRNMYKT; this is translated from the coding sequence ATGAAGAGACAGAAAAGAGATCGTCTAGAAAGAGCTCATTCTCAAGGTTTTAAAGCAGGCTTAGCAGGTCGCTCAAAGGAGCTATGCCCTTATCAACAAGTAGATCCCAAATCGGAGTGGTTAGGTGGTTGGCGTGAGGCGATAGAAAATCGCAACATGTACAAAACATAA
- the acuR gene encoding acrylate utilization transcriptional regulator AcuR gives MNKNTSIPVRRGRPPKIARDNADTKALLIRTGLETLTEFGFSATGLDTILKKAAVPKGSFYHYFKSKEAYGIALVDAYDSYFIAKLTHYLQQEDVPPLERIVNFTQSAIKGMKKYDYKRGCLVGNLNQELNHLSDEFKTRLMQSYTTWQNHVEECLNQAKQQGTIANSVNTHLMSAYFWIGWEGAVMRAKLTKSNTPLTLYTEMFLRALLT, from the coding sequence ATGAATAAAAATACATCAATACCTGTACGCCGTGGTCGCCCACCTAAAATAGCCAGAGATAACGCCGATACTAAAGCGTTACTTATTCGCACGGGCCTAGAAACCCTAACCGAATTTGGTTTTAGCGCTACAGGGCTAGATACCATTTTAAAAAAAGCAGCGGTGCCGAAAGGCTCTTTTTATCACTACTTTAAAAGTAAAGAAGCCTACGGTATTGCATTGGTCGATGCATACGACAGTTATTTTATTGCCAAGCTTACCCATTATTTACAGCAAGAAGATGTCCCCCCACTTGAGCGAATTGTTAATTTTACCCAAAGTGCGATTAAAGGGATGAAAAAATACGATTACAAACGAGGCTGTTTAGTCGGCAATTTAAATCAAGAACTCAATCACTTGAGTGATGAGTTTAAAACCAGATTAATGCAAAGCTACACCACATGGCAAAATCATGTAGAAGAATGCTTAAATCAAGCGAAGCAACAAGGCACTATTGCAAACAGCGTAAATACACACCTAATGAGCGCATATTTTTGGATAGGCTGGGAAGGCGCAGTTATGCGTGCCAAGCTCACAAAATCAAATACCCCACTTACTTTATATACAGAAATGTTTTTACGCGCATTATTAACCTAA
- the acuI gene encoding acrylyl-CoA reductase (NADPH) yields the protein MNKPIKAIVINKEDNNYSALLSTIEHSDLPNENVSINVLYSTLNYKDGLAITGKGPVVRSFPMVPGIDLVGIVTNSTSDEFKNGDNVILNGFGVGEKHWGGLAQKAALNSDWLIPLPAGISPKQAMQIGTAGYTAMLSVIALEKQGITPESGEILVTGANGGVGSFAIYLLNQLGYNVTAATGRLDQSEYLKELGATQIISRDEFSTPSKPLQKERFAAAIDSVGSHTLANICASLKYGGVVTACGLAQGMDLPASVAPFILRGVSLIGIDSVMRPKADRIEAWDHLAKLVNADYLDKISTEITLEQVIDNAERLMEGKIRGRVVVNCQS from the coding sequence ATGAATAAGCCAATTAAAGCCATTGTTATTAATAAAGAAGATAATAACTACAGCGCCTTATTATCTACTATCGAACATAGTGATTTACCAAACGAAAACGTATCTATAAACGTTCTATACAGCACGCTTAATTATAAAGATGGTTTAGCGATTACAGGTAAAGGGCCGGTAGTACGAAGCTTCCCAATGGTGCCCGGTATCGACTTAGTGGGTATTGTTACAAATTCTACCAGCGATGAATTTAAAAACGGCGATAACGTAATTTTAAACGGTTTTGGCGTGGGTGAAAAACATTGGGGCGGACTTGCACAAAAAGCAGCACTTAATAGCGACTGGTTAATCCCCTTACCTGCCGGGATCTCCCCAAAACAAGCTATGCAAATAGGCACTGCAGGATATACCGCCATGCTAAGCGTGATAGCGCTCGAAAAACAAGGTATTACGCCAGAGTCTGGCGAAATACTGGTAACAGGTGCTAATGGTGGCGTAGGCAGCTTTGCTATTTATTTACTAAATCAACTTGGTTACAACGTAACCGCTGCAACAGGACGGTTAGATCAAAGCGAGTATTTAAAAGAGCTAGGTGCAACACAAATCATTAGCCGCGATGAGTTCTCGACCCCTAGTAAACCATTACAAAAAGAGCGTTTTGCTGCAGCGATAGATTCTGTCGGTAGCCACACACTTGCAAACATTTGTGCTTCATTAAAATATGGTGGTGTAGTTACAGCGTGCGGACTTGCACAAGGTATGGATTTACCTGCCTCAGTTGCACCTTTTATTTTACGTGGTGTATCACTTATTGGTATTGATAGCGTAATGCGCCCTAAAGCAGATAGAATCGAGGCATGGGATCATTTAGCTAAATTAGTAAACGCTGATTATTTAGATAAAATTTCGACTGAAATAACGCTAGAACAGGTAATTGATAACGCAGAGCGACTTATGGAAGGTAAAATTAGAGGTCGCGTTGTAGTTAATTGCCAAAGTTGA
- a CDS encoding VF530 family protein gives MSNQELFSNNPLQGVKLEQVVEELVEQYGWELLHAYLQLNCFKNNPDIKSAVKFLRKTQWAQEKVDNFYLYRLKNLPKPDDVQYELPPRDRVIPADHKPSEPCELSFVDAKRIIEKKETKQRARDRKQRSNSSNPWGN, from the coding sequence ATGAGCAACCAAGAACTTTTCAGTAATAACCCACTGCAAGGCGTAAAATTAGAACAAGTGGTTGAAGAGCTGGTTGAACAATACGGGTGGGAACTCCTGCACGCTTATTTACAACTTAACTGTTTTAAAAATAACCCCGATATAAAATCTGCGGTGAAATTTTTACGTAAAACACAGTGGGCACAAGAGAAAGTAGATAATTTTTACCTATACCGTCTTAAAAATTTGCCTAAGCCTGACGATGTTCAATATGAACTCCCCCCACGTGACCGTGTTATCCCAGCGGATCATAAACCTAGTGAACCGTGTGAACTTAGTTTTGTTGATGCGAAGCGAATTATAGAAAAGAAAGAAACTAAACAACGTGCTCGCGATCGTAAACAACGCTCTAATTCTAGTAACCCTTGGGGTAACTAA
- a CDS encoding DUF5071 domain-containing protein, with amino-acid sequence MTNKILDKGDQAAVDEIITIGYPQNTEYLDELLSWTCDPNWPIAGPIYQYFIKLGKNEVERVLVAANKADNDWRYSLIIQIISCYDDETLNECVNDLKKWASATGSDECDFEAIRVLTDRELIPADEIAQIAKRNLFVYNIWIKETLEAANRALYSLPLAEHKL; translated from the coding sequence ATGACTAATAAAATATTAGATAAAGGGGATCAAGCGGCAGTAGATGAAATTATTACTATAGGTTATCCGCAAAACACGGAATACCTAGACGAGTTATTATCTTGGACATGCGATCCTAATTGGCCTATTGCTGGCCCAATATATCAATATTTTATAAAGCTTGGCAAAAATGAAGTCGAAAGGGTACTTGTTGCAGCAAATAAAGCCGACAATGACTGGAGATATTCCCTTATTATTCAAATAATTTCCTGCTACGACGATGAAACATTGAATGAATGCGTAAACGATTTAAAAAAATGGGCATCAGCAACAGGCTCCGATGAATGTGATTTTGAAGCAATACGTGTTTTAACAGATAGAGAACTGATCCCAGCCGACGAAATAGCGCAGATAGCAAAGAGAAATCTGTTTGTATATAACATCTGGATAAAAGAAACACTTGAGGCTGCAAATAGGGCTCTCTATTCACTTCCTTTAGCTGAACATAAACTCTAA
- a CDS encoding hemerythrin domain-containing protein: MSIDFTQADFDVTKRRELPLLIKKSLINIERGKWHFHPKYHGKAQFFIHYHEGLMYTSSQILKALKSLLESQIAQFTIRSELKKIEALCYQLFENAERHHLIEDHSYFPGFKKIEPKLAAGIDLLENDHKRLSTALFELKISLNQSLLMGFSYSTIGKLYQRAETVDLILTQHLYDEEEIIIPIFLKY, encoded by the coding sequence ATGTCAATTGACTTTACACAGGCTGATTTTGATGTCACTAAACGTCGGGAACTGCCTTTGTTGATTAAAAAATCACTCATTAATATTGAAAGAGGAAAATGGCATTTTCACCCTAAATACCATGGCAAAGCTCAGTTTTTTATTCATTATCACGAAGGGTTGATGTACACGTCATCTCAAATATTAAAAGCTTTAAAATCATTGTTAGAAAGTCAGATAGCACAGTTTACAATAAGATCTGAATTGAAGAAAATTGAAGCGCTATGTTATCAATTATTTGAAAATGCTGAACGTCATCACTTAATTGAAGATCACTCTTATTTTCCTGGGTTTAAAAAGATTGAGCCAAAGTTAGCTGCAGGTATAGACTTATTAGAGAATGATCATAAACGCTTGTCAACGGCATTATTTGAACTCAAAATATCTCTTAATCAGAGTTTATTAATGGGTTTTAGCTATTCTACCATTGGTAAGCTTTATCAAAGAGCTGAAACAGTTGATCTAATTTTAACTCAACATTTGTATGATGAAGAGGAAATTATTATTCCTATCTTTCTTAAATATTAG
- a CDS encoding pirin family protein gives MKILHRDDLKLGGFAGLKEHRLVMDNSAFSGRSNPGTWQGIGRFIYLADAQFNPLGDTTMHSHKEVDVISVMVKGRVSHEGSLEHGQSLEAGQVQVQRAGGQGFSHNEINPDKTKNRMIQLWVLPEKAGACADYKFYELPNEGMMRVYGGDSSNDDTFSSRTLIDVGYLAAGKKVNIQQPFLMYITKGSGSANGEMITEGDLVKGDSLQLDIKEDTMIILIKEII, from the coding sequence ATGAAAATTTTACATCGTGATGATTTAAAACTTGGTGGCTTTGCAGGTCTTAAAGAACATCGATTAGTAATGGATAATAGCGCCTTTTCAGGACGATCTAATCCTGGAACTTGGCAAGGAATTGGGCGTTTCATTTATTTAGCAGATGCGCAGTTTAATCCCTTAGGTGATACCACTATGCATAGCCATAAAGAAGTGGATGTTATTTCTGTTATGGTTAAAGGGCGTGTTAGTCATGAAGGGTCGCTTGAGCACGGTCAATCATTAGAAGCAGGGCAAGTACAAGTACAGCGTGCTGGCGGGCAAGGGTTTTCTCATAATGAAATAAATCCGGATAAAACTAAAAATAGGATGATACAGCTATGGGTATTACCTGAAAAAGCAGGCGCTTGTGCAGACTATAAGTTTTATGAGCTTCCTAATGAAGGCATGATGCGAGTTTATGGAGGAGATTCGAGCAACGATGACACATTTAGCAGCCGGACGCTAATTGATGTGGGTTATTTAGCTGCGGGTAAAAAAGTTAATATTCAGCAACCTTTTCTTATGTATATAACAAAAGGCAGTGGCTCTGCGAATGGTGAAATGATTACTGAGGGGGATTTAGTAAAAGGCGATAGCTTACAGCTGGATATTAAAGAAGATACTATGATCATTCTCATCAAGGAAATCATATGA
- a CDS encoding isochorismatase family protein encodes MAHKRYNSDNAVMLLIDHQVGTAGWMNSGPVEVMKRNTLALAKAAAALGMPVVLTSSMEADAQGSLFPELERIIPDAFAARVKRLGTVDCMADPDFNDAVKQTGRKNLIMSGLLTEVCVLYPALSAIEEGYEVQVVADASGSGTKVGDDIALDRIRQSGAYVASTIQILSELVEDWSTGAGPAVMEVLGELYAAIAEEN; translated from the coding sequence ATGGCACATAAAAGATATAACTCAGACAATGCGGTAATGCTTTTAATTGATCATCAAGTAGGGACTGCGGGTTGGATGAATTCTGGGCCTGTAGAAGTAATGAAGCGAAATACACTGGCACTTGCTAAGGCAGCTGCAGCACTAGGTATGCCGGTTGTATTAACAAGCAGCATGGAAGCCGATGCTCAGGGTTCTTTATTTCCTGAGCTTGAGCGTATTATTCCAGACGCTTTTGCAGCGCGTGTTAAAAGACTGGGAACAGTTGATTGTATGGCAGATCCAGATTTCAATGATGCTGTTAAACAAACAGGTAGAAAAAACTTGATCATGTCAGGGTTATTAACCGAGGTTTGTGTACTGTATCCAGCATTAAGTGCAATTGAAGAAGGTTACGAAGTTCAGGTAGTGGCAGACGCTTCAGGGTCAGGTACTAAAGTAGGTGATGATATTGCTTTAGATCGAATAAGACAGTCAGGGGCCTATGTAGCAAGTACCATTCAGATCTTGTCTGAGCTAGTCGAAGACTGGTCAACAGGAGCAGGTCCAGCAGTAATGGAAGTGTTAGGTGAGCTATATGCTGCAATAGCTGAAGAAAATTAA